One genomic segment of Helicobacter enhydrae includes these proteins:
- a CDS encoding c-type cytochrome, whose amino-acid sequence MLLRTFGLSIVFCGLAFAQAQYADSVKMLYADAKSTKVIGKLLPTAEVNVIRIEGNRVLLSIEGYTAGDTLLGVYFVPNKRILNAGFVKGAGVKVEKLGTQEVDGKVYNKVKIEAWSENDGLSNNLNALFAKGKELYEQNCSMCHGLHPVKEFTANQWPSMFKAMAGRTGIDKKDYHLVIEYLQKNAKDMNTNTEATK is encoded by the coding sequence ATGTTATTGAGGACTTTTGGATTGTCGATCGTGTTTTGTGGTTTGGCTTTTGCACAAGCACAATATGCAGATAGTGTGAAAATGTTGTATGCCGATGCAAAAAGCACCAAAGTGATTGGTAAGCTATTGCCAACAGCAGAGGTCAATGTTATCCGCATAGAGGGTAATCGTGTATTGCTAAGCATTGAGGGATATACCGCAGGAGATACGCTACTAGGAGTGTATTTCGTGCCAAACAAAAGAATCTTGAATGCTGGATTTGTCAAAGGAGCCGGAGTCAAAGTCGAGAAGCTCGGCACACAAGAAGTGGATGGCAAAGTTTATAACAAAGTCAAAATAGAAGCTTGGAGTGAGAATGATGGCTTGAGCAACAATCTCAATGCTTTGTTTGCCAAAGGAAAAGAACTCTATGAGCAAAACTGCTCAATGTGTCACGGATTGCACCCTGTCAAAGAATTCACAGCCAATCAGTGGCCCAGTATGTTCAAAGCAATGGCAGGACGCACAGGTATTGACAAAAAAGATTATCACCTTGTCATCGAATACCTACAAAAAAATGCAAAAGATATGAACACAAACACTGAAGCTACAAAATAA
- a CDS encoding autotransporter outer membrane beta-barrel domain-containing protein — protein sequence MENANRQSSSYRNCAGGGIMKPYKPIIATSLALALSVSVASATDTPCNDSSSGICYNTDGGVAFQSTNQVTIDGTSTFNQLKAGGNTLDSLTLKFQKNNPTPPTFASNTLTLGGDKAQFKLTNKGNGLQLGDSGQGTLTIDFGAIPFSTPPSRKATLVFEGITDGVALKGNLNIKAGDYRTLSDGDKVEATFNGDMIGNIKIESQLSGGLYSQLSTNFNFTGASSLKGNLETISIGELKNRKPREQNFVFDNGGIEGSIITSGGLVEGGKLIGRTDSHDYTKVNITFNGTNNSIKKGTSQTAEIRAEGGDGKQETRYNAHNRILFKNKGTIGENTNRVSIIAAPRQESQVNADGTHAYNLIAFKQQATLYLDKLEIKHRKQTNYRNVISLDFAGGSTAAEKNALDINTIITGNYDKKDDALARVDIGFNLIGKGLLKFRNSGVDNTAKDLDLDPNVNTPEEIDKEAQQLEAQLMQPTHAKTLIAKGKLKVGTITTIAEGGGINGIFIENLEVTNGIFANRSKNIISIGSGESTIGANGISDTGATSGDYAIYTGASATNIINLEDSANLTIAKNIGTTGGGTTTFNLNGTNTTLTLEGANNTISTLNLAGTAATLKLVGGADSTNLKTTEVATLNGVNAANLEVNFASGHSKLKLGGSNNTLQAIRLGEAGAKATLSISSENVADTAQAGGTPTHAYNTLTITTLNAQHIDKGSYTFQVYASSVASASGKYADRIVIDGVTGGSTGTQKQNLGVRVKSVEETQTLNGLVAQGKKIALATVRKKSGENAALIKFDATRQEIAVGGESFAVTLTPSATDQQGEGSSGNYYTYFLGDFRSNGVTQSIQQVTSSALALNFDLFTANFNSINKRLGELRGNPYNQGVWARVFGGEAVSNFGAKTETSYMTAQGGYDYALDLDNAKNYIGVAFSYTRSLGKTHALTEQGSGAKVSLDDIQTQGFEVAVYNSYVSNVGLYNDTIAKFSYFASDFKVSTATGASNISSPAFLLSDEVGYRFALGENNSWFIDPQVELGVGYLSDASFATTIKDGGNGNKLKANQQSVLLVRSRAGASFGKEFRGEDWATSLYVGTFYEYDVLNGGKSIVDSAITGSKTPTEIYKSNGRFVLNVGTNVEVAEATRIYLDVETNFGDTYKKLYQVNVGARYSFGDKATKATMTDKEDNKAPLKVQTAEEQEEVADKTVEEATETGVSQETSN from the coding sequence ATGGAAAATGCAAATAGACAATCTAGTTCCTACCGCAATTGTGCGGGGGGGGGCATTATGAAGCCCTACAAGCCCATCATCGCCACTTCGTTGGCTCTAGCTCTTAGTGTAAGTGTGGCAAGTGCGACAGATACACCTTGCAATGATAGCAGTAGTGGAATCTGCTACAACACCGATGGTGGAGTAGCCTTTCAAAGCACTAATCAAGTCACAATTGATGGAACAAGCACTTTTAATCAATTAAAAGCAGGCGGTAATACTCTTGATAGTTTAACGCTTAAATTTCAAAAAAATAATCCTACACCACCTACTTTTGCATCCAACACACTCACGCTAGGTGGAGACAAGGCTCAATTCAAGCTTACTAATAAGGGCAATGGACTCCAATTGGGAGATAGTGGGCAAGGCACTCTCACCATTGATTTTGGAGCAATACCTTTTTCTACCCCACCCTCTCGCAAAGCCACTCTTGTGTTTGAAGGCATTACCGACGGAGTTGCTCTCAAAGGCAATCTTAATATCAAAGCTGGTGACTATCGCACTCTTAGTGATGGCGATAAAGTAGAGGCGACTTTTAATGGCGATATGATAGGCAATATCAAAATTGAATCTCAACTCAGTGGAGGACTATATTCCCAATTATCAACAAATTTTAATTTTACAGGAGCTTCAAGTCTTAAGGGAAATTTGGAGACAATATCGATAGGAGAGCTTAAAAATCGCAAACCTAGAGAGCAAAATTTTGTGTTTGACAATGGTGGGATTGAGGGGAGCATTATCACTAGCGGAGGTTTGGTAGAGGGTGGTAAGCTCATAGGTAGAACAGATTCGCATGATTACACAAAAGTCAATATTACCTTCAATGGAACAAATAACTCAATCAAAAAAGGAACAAGTCAAACTGCTGAAATCCGAGCAGAGGGTGGGGATGGGAAGCAAGAGACAAGATACAATGCCCACAATCGAATCCTTTTCAAAAACAAAGGAACGATTGGAGAAAATACCAATCGCGTTAGCATTATTGCAGCACCACGACAGGAGTCTCAAGTCAATGCCGATGGCACACATGCTTACAATCTGATTGCTTTCAAACAACAAGCTACGCTCTATCTAGACAAACTAGAAATCAAACATCGCAAGCAGACAAATTATCGCAATGTCATCAGTCTTGATTTTGCTGGTGGATCTACTGCAGCCGAAAAAAACGCTCTTGACATCAATACAATCATAACAGGGAATTACGATAAGAAAGATGACGCTTTAGCAAGGGTGGATATAGGGTTCAATTTGATTGGCAAGGGGCTTTTGAAGTTTAGAAATTCTGGCGTCGACAATACGGCAAAAGATTTGGATCTCGATCCAAATGTCAATACGCCAGAGGAGATTGATAAGGAAGCACAGCAACTCGAAGCACAGCTCATGCAACCAACTCATGCAAAAACCCTTATTGCCAAAGGAAAGCTCAAGGTGGGGACTATCACCACTATCGCTGAGGGAGGCGGAATCAATGGAATTTTCATAGAAAATCTAGAAGTGACAAATGGGATCTTTGCCAATCGTTCCAAAAACATCATCTCTATCGGCAGTGGTGAGAGCACAATCGGAGCAAATGGCATTAGTGATACTGGGGCGACTAGTGGCGATTATGCTATCTATACTGGGGCTAGTGCCACCAACATTATCAATCTCGAAGATTCTGCCAACCTCACTATAGCAAAGAACATCGGAACAACCGGAGGTGGCACGACGACATTCAATCTCAATGGCACCAATACCACCCTCACCCTAGAGGGTGCAAATAACACGATTAGCACTCTAAATCTGGCAGGAACTGCAGCAACTCTCAAGCTCGTTGGAGGAGCTGACAGCACAAACCTCAAAACAACAGAAGTTGCTACTCTTAATGGTGTCAATGCAGCTAATCTTGAAGTCAATTTCGCTAGTGGTCATTCAAAACTCAAGCTTGGTGGATCAAACAATACACTCCAAGCAATCCGATTGGGTGAGGCGGGTGCCAAAGCTACATTGAGCATTTCTAGTGAGAATGTAGCCGATACGGCTCAAGCTGGTGGCACTCCAACACACGCTTACAACACACTCACTATCACAACGCTTAATGCACAGCATATTGACAAAGGTAGCTACACTTTTCAAGTCTATGCTTCATCTGTTGCTAGTGCTAGTGGGAAATATGCAGATCGCATTGTGATTGATGGTGTTACTGGTGGATCTACAGGCACACAAAAGCAAAACCTTGGAGTGCGTGTCAAAAGCGTAGAGGAGACCCAAACGCTCAATGGACTTGTCGCCCAAGGAAAGAAAATCGCCCTTGCCACGGTGAGAAAGAAAAGTGGTGAGAATGCAGCATTGATTAAATTTGATGCGACAAGACAAGAAATCGCAGTCGGTGGAGAATCATTTGCAGTGACTCTCACTCCAAGTGCAACCGACCAACAAGGAGAAGGATCAAGCGGTAATTACTACACTTATTTCTTGGGTGATTTCCGTTCCAATGGGGTGACCCAAAGTATCCAGCAAGTCACTTCCTCTGCCCTCGCACTCAATTTTGATTTATTCACAGCCAACTTCAACTCTATCAACAAAAGACTTGGGGAACTCAGAGGCAACCCATACAATCAAGGGGTTTGGGCTAGAGTGTTTGGCGGAGAAGCAGTGTCCAACTTCGGTGCCAAAACTGAGACAAGCTATATGACTGCACAGGGAGGCTATGACTATGCACTTGATTTGGATAATGCCAAAAACTACATAGGTGTCGCATTTTCCTACACTCGATCACTAGGCAAAACCCACGCATTGACAGAGCAAGGAAGCGGTGCAAAAGTGAGCCTAGATGACATCCAAACTCAAGGCTTTGAAGTGGCGGTATATAACTCCTATGTCAGCAATGTGGGCTTGTATAATGACACGATCGCCAAGTTTAGCTATTTTGCTTCGGATTTCAAAGTCAGCACTGCCACAGGGGCTAGCAACATCTCTAGCCCTGCTTTTTTGCTCTCCGATGAAGTGGGCTATCGCTTCGCTTTGGGTGAGAACAATAGTTGGTTCATCGATCCACAGGTGGAATTGGGTGTAGGCTACCTTAGTGATGCGAGTTTTGCCACCACAATCAAAGATGGTGGCAATGGCAACAAGCTAAAAGCCAACCAACAATCAGTCCTCCTTGTGCGTTCTCGTGCAGGTGCGAGCTTTGGCAAAGAGTTTAGAGGAGAGGATTGGGCGACTTCACTCTATGTGGGGACATTCTATGAGTATGATGTGCTCAATGGTGGAAAAAGTATCGTTGATTCTGCCATCACAGGTAGCAAAACCCCTACAGAGATCTACAAATCCAATGGACGCTTTGTGCTAAATGTCGGGACCAATGTCGAAGTGGCAGAGGCAACAAGAATTTATCTTGATGTTGAGACAAACTTCGGAGACACATACAAAAAGCTCTATCAAGTGAATGTTGGAGCAAGATATAGCTTCGGAGACAAAGCCACAAAAGCTACGATGACAGACAAAGAGGATAACAAAGCACCTCTCAAAGTCCAAACAGCAGAGGAGCAAGAGGAAGTGGCAGACAAAACCGTAGAGGAAGCGACAGAGACAGGAGTGTCGCAAGAGACTTCCAACTAA
- a CDS encoding NAD(P)H-dependent glycerol-3-phosphate dehydrogenase, protein MQKVGVFGGGAWGKALAYALSSKNEVRIYSRRELDLPSNSIKQTSIREALQCDFYVIAIATSVLRTWLDDTFLPALADIRDTKEAKILSASKGIEEDRGAFVSDIFQEHFSPLNLCYLAGPSFATEVLQGLPCALVLHSHNLHLARNFAELMPSFIKSYTSPDVIGGEVAGAYKNVIAIAGGICDGLGLGNNAKSSLLARGLVEMCRFGEHFGAKMETFLGLSGAGDLFLTSSSTLSRNYRVGFALAQNQKIDEILASLGEVAEGVRSSRAITQISTKEGIYTPIASEVSSIIEGKNPQESLKALMK, encoded by the coding sequence ATGCAAAAAGTTGGAGTTTTTGGTGGTGGAGCTTGGGGCAAAGCACTTGCTTACGCCCTATCGTCTAAAAATGAAGTGAGGATTTATTCACGCAGAGAGCTTGATCTACCCTCAAACTCTATCAAGCAGACTTCTATCCGAGAGGCTCTGCAATGCGATTTTTATGTGATCGCTATCGCTACAAGCGTGCTAAGGACTTGGCTTGATGACACATTTCTCCCCGCCCTAGCTGATATACGCGACACCAAAGAAGCCAAAATCCTCTCTGCAAGCAAAGGCATCGAGGAGGATCGCGGGGCTTTTGTGAGCGATATTTTCCAAGAGCATTTCTCCCCGCTCAATCTCTGCTACCTTGCAGGTCCTAGTTTTGCCACAGAGGTTTTGCAAGGTTTGCCTTGTGCACTTGTGCTCCACTCACACAATCTCCATTTGGCACGCAATTTTGCAGAATTGATGCCTAGCTTCATCAAATCCTACACGAGCCCTGATGTCATCGGCGGAGAGGTCGCAGGGGCTTACAAAAATGTCATCGCTATCGCTGGGGGGATTTGCGATGGACTGGGACTAGGCAACAATGCCAAATCCTCTCTCCTTGCAAGAGGGCTAGTGGAGATGTGCCGCTTCGGAGAGCATTTCGGGGCAAAAATGGAGACATTTCTAGGGCTAAGTGGGGCTGGGGATTTGTTTCTCACTTCAAGCTCCACACTCTCACGCAACTATCGCGTCGGCTTCGCACTCGCACAAAACCAAAAAATCGATGAGATTCTAGCGAGTCTTGGGGAAGTCGCAGAGGGCGTGAGAAGCTCTAGGGCGATCACACAAATCAGCACAAAAGAAGGGATCTACACCCCAATCGCTTCAGAGGTGAGCAGTATCATAGAGGGGAAAAATCCACAAGAGAGTTTGAAGGCTTTGATGAAGTGA
- a CDS encoding autotransporter outer membrane beta-barrel domain-containing protein, with protein MKTLLQSSLLSIVLAQALYGVNATQWWQLDQANNPPPQPPNLPTITDPLVIWEDSTLTLKAIGNNFAAQFPKYNGSIQFDNNLNVIANIKNSIVQETPIYEINTGKKWLGNRSFNITIDSTQSTGDGARGIFKLDRGSSLTSEAKVNITAVENSKIYSVFFNAGTLTFTNDLVIDLSKAIGVFNNRTPQTHGIRDAKMLFDTAGDISVNPLDSSNVLVQLSGDIANFAGTTAINLANANSFFKGDIHAFSDSQTKFKLSNSAHAEIKLTAHNRNKQPTIDFSLSSDSSLKIKTEIKTQQGTTLNFNVNHSTLEADFQYTAQNPVAQGNITLQNQGIWIINGSNTINLLTIDNDKALITTDNLKALQNLSSVDFRYKDGNLRESTTIDTNNRYTLTLNQLNGNNGVFRMFGVFNRKGWTEVINPITNEKEHIATDLIHSQEVFNTHYIQLFWNPKNFDKGLLNKNLEADKIIVAQQYNTNPTPDFVGAVTPVGIYNYITNLKKEQFQYTTQAGGTQKFTGWQWIISDVQRADNSYLSRLLNSLYQTQYRIFRFESDTLNLRLGELREMARVHGVWLRTKYGRLNAKASSERIGAWDEFTNVSLGYDQNFDVLGGRNFVGIALGSTAFRNHGIADGVDESGEAYYASSRTYSIGVYDTFLSNSGVYLDMFLKYYLTNNRLSIRSEVLAGNYPDFFDHNVLFSLETGKKFKLPIRTPDFARSFYYLKPEAQLIVGFSSGTSHTLYDWSNQPIHTQLDFNTPINTRLGLSFGRQFDGNNLKGDVYLGTSFEYEVKSGGDLRLEDFLDKMTLTQGSNFNWRINAGTNLILNEYWRLYFDVDTSFFGHINSTFTINAGVRINFGRLHPQLPYIAPYTPPTYDFYRKDRRTIPEVQNYDTQGILDNYNGSRKRYTLPPKINVDSKPFDDGNTQSLEPIKPSIKPRVQAPQKQPPTFQDNPQEIQIPSTRYQQDTPPDLAPRTPQNSNRSMGEIQNRLQKGFR; from the coding sequence ATGAAAACACTTTTGCAATCCTCCCTCCTTAGCATTGTTTTGGCTCAAGCTCTTTATGGAGTCAATGCAACGCAATGGTGGCAGTTGGATCAAGCCAACAATCCCCCACCACAGCCACCAAACCTCCCCACCATCACAGATCCACTTGTGATTTGGGAGGATAGCACGCTTACGCTTAAGGCAATAGGCAATAATTTTGCAGCTCAATTCCCCAAATACAATGGAAGTATCCAATTTGACAACAACCTAAATGTCATAGCCAATATCAAAAACTCCATAGTGCAAGAAACACCAATCTATGAAATCAATACAGGCAAGAAATGGCTAGGGAATAGGAGCTTCAATATCACTATCGACTCTACACAAAGCACGGGAGATGGTGCTCGTGGGATTTTCAAACTTGATAGAGGCTCCTCTCTCACCTCTGAAGCAAAAGTCAATATCACTGCAGTGGAAAATAGCAAGATTTATTCTGTATTCTTTAATGCTGGCACTTTGACTTTTACAAACGACCTTGTGATCGATCTCTCCAAGGCGATAGGAGTTTTCAACAATAGGACACCACAAACTCACGGCATTAGAGACGCAAAAATGCTCTTTGATACAGCAGGAGACATCAGTGTCAATCCACTTGATTCTAGCAATGTGCTAGTGCAACTCTCTGGAGATATTGCAAATTTTGCAGGCACCACAGCGATCAATCTAGCCAATGCCAACTCATTTTTCAAAGGCGACATCCACGCATTTAGTGATTCTCAAACAAAATTCAAACTCAGCAACTCCGCCCATGCAGAGATCAAACTCACTGCCCACAATCGCAACAAGCAACCCACGATAGATTTTAGCCTCTCAAGCGACTCCTCTCTCAAAATCAAAACAGAGATCAAAACACAACAAGGCACAACCCTCAACTTCAATGTCAATCATTCCACCCTTGAAGCTGATTTCCAATACACTGCCCAAAACCCCGTAGCTCAAGGCAATATCACGCTGCAAAATCAAGGCATTTGGATCATCAATGGAAGCAACACAATCAATCTCCTCACTATCGACAATGACAAAGCCCTCATCACAACCGATAATCTCAAAGCCCTCCAAAACCTCTCTTCTGTTGATTTCCGATACAAAGATGGCAATCTAAGAGAATCCACCACCATAGATACCAACAACCGCTACACCCTCACACTCAATCAACTCAATGGAAACAACGGGGTTTTCCGTATGTTTGGGGTTTTCAATCGCAAAGGCTGGACAGAAGTTATTAACCCAATCACCAATGAAAAAGAACACATCGCCACGGATTTGATCCACTCTCAAGAAGTTTTCAACACCCATTACATTCAGCTGTTTTGGAATCCCAAAAATTTTGACAAAGGTTTGCTCAACAAAAATCTCGAAGCAGACAAAATCATCGTAGCTCAACAATACAACACAAACCCCACCCCTGATTTTGTCGGAGCTGTGACACCTGTGGGGATCTACAACTACATCACCAACCTCAAAAAAGAACAATTCCAATACACCACTCAAGCAGGTGGAACCCAAAAATTTACAGGGTGGCAATGGATCATTTCAGATGTGCAAAGAGCAGACAACTCCTATCTCTCTCGTTTGCTCAACTCACTCTATCAAACCCAATACAGGATATTCCGCTTCGAGAGTGATACGCTCAACTTAAGGCTTGGGGAGCTTAGAGAGATGGCACGCGTGCATGGAGTGTGGCTACGCACCAAATACGGACGCCTCAATGCCAAAGCAAGTTCTGAGCGTATCGGAGCGTGGGATGAATTCACCAATGTGTCTTTGGGCTATGATCAAAACTTCGATGTTTTGGGTGGGCGTAATTTCGTGGGAATCGCACTAGGTAGCACGGCTTTTAGGAATCACGGGATCGCAGATGGGGTCGATGAGAGTGGAGAGGCGTATTATGCAAGTTCTAGGACTTATTCTATCGGGGTGTATGATACATTTTTGTCCAACTCTGGCGTATATCTTGATATGTTTTTGAAATACTATCTCACCAACAATCGCCTCTCTATCCGTTCAGAAGTATTGGCAGGGAATTATCCTGATTTTTTTGATCACAATGTGTTGTTTAGTTTGGAGACTGGCAAAAAATTCAAGCTTCCGATACGAACGCCTGATTTTGCTAGAAGTTTTTATTATCTCAAGCCTGAAGCTCAGCTCATCGTAGGATTTAGCAGTGGCACAAGCCACACTCTATATGATTGGAGTAATCAGCCTATCCATACGCAACTTGATTTCAATACGCCTATCAACACACGGCTAGGATTGAGTTTTGGGCGTCAATTTGATGGTAACAACCTTAAGGGCGATGTATATCTAGGCACAAGTTTTGAATACGAAGTCAAAAGCGGTGGGGATCTGAGGCTGGAGGATTTTTTGGACAAAATGACACTTACGCAAGGTAGCAATTTCAACTGGAGAATCAACGCAGGAACCAATCTCATCTTGAATGAATATTGGAGATTGTATTTTGATGTGGATACTTCATTTTTTGGGCATATCAATTCTACTTTTACAATCAATGCAGGAGTGAGAATCAATTTCGGACGCTTACACCCACAACTACCCTACATCGCCCCCTACACTCCGCCAACTTATGATTTTTATCGCAAAGATAGACGCACAATCCCTGAAGTGCAAAACTACGACACACAAGGCATTTTGGATAATTACAATGGCTCAAGAAAACGCTACACCCTCCCGCCAAAAATCAATGTTGATTCCAAACCATTTGATGATGGCAATACGCAATCCTTGGAGCCAATCAAACCCTCTATCAAACCAAGAGTTCAAGCTCCACAAAAGCAACCGCCGACTTTCCAAGACAATCCTCAAGAGATCCAAATCCCAAGCACGAGGTATCAGCAAGACACTCCCCCTGATCTCGCCCCTCGCACACCCCAAAACTCCAACCGCTCTATGGGAGAGATCCAAAACCGATTGCAAAAAGGCTTTAGATGA
- a CDS encoding autotransporter outer membrane beta-barrel domain-containing protein produces MRIYTSLVLSSLLYASAQTPHSSIAMLGYELIKLHTNAPNPHLLALKSYPLEHQIWLKTNYAQHTLKATDIFTQMQVSSIQVSGGYDYAFGLGIGDNLLGLGVQYAHINTSADSFGGVGNALGLLLYDSLVFENRLYIDLALQYNLTLQDLNARTYTQHLGYGSMEIGYLWDWQSWFLLPSLKASMAITTQSQEIPALTLLNLRAGSYIGTHFGGIVRGDVRLGAFYDFDRSFEEFPPALEYLQSHRLYLTLETDVFFNAHFGMYAGIRGEFFGYNEPGFDASVGVRFGWGGTKAKHSSKPSNTRTLEQVKLNQLNDANQRRQRWQALHYLKESDINKIYNTQDNRNGPNVKEELELDTQKRKEREAMRYIDTEENEANYQNRNLPELQQKELQKIYDYNKRELERKYGK; encoded by the coding sequence ATGAGAATCTACACAAGCCTTGTGCTCTCATCTTTGCTCTATGCTTCTGCACAGACTCCCCATTCCTCTATAGCAATGCTAGGCTATGAGCTGATCAAACTCCACACCAACGCCCCCAACCCTCACCTACTCGCACTCAAAAGCTATCCTCTAGAGCACCAAATATGGCTCAAAACCAACTACGCACAGCACACGCTCAAAGCCACAGATATATTTACCCAAATGCAAGTTTCAAGCATTCAAGTCTCTGGGGGGTATGATTATGCCTTTGGGCTAGGCATTGGAGACAATCTGCTAGGGCTTGGGGTGCAATATGCCCACATCAACACAAGTGCTGATAGCTTTGGGGGTGTAGGCAACGCTTTGGGGTTATTGCTCTATGATAGTTTAGTCTTTGAAAATCGCCTCTATATCGACTTGGCACTGCAATACAACCTCACACTTCAAGATCTCAACGCTAGGACATACACCCAACATCTTGGCTATGGCTCTATGGAGATAGGCTATCTGTGGGATTGGCAATCGTGGTTTCTCCTGCCCTCTCTCAAAGCCTCAATGGCAATCACCACGCAATCTCAAGAGATCCCTGCACTCACCTTGCTCAATCTCCGAGCAGGAAGCTATATCGGCACACACTTTGGAGGGATAGTGAGGGGGGATGTGAGGCTAGGGGCTTTTTATGATTTTGATAGGAGCTTTGAAGAGTTTCCCCCTGCACTTGAGTATCTCCAAAGTCATCGCTTGTATTTGACACTAGAGACTGATGTGTTTTTCAATGCCCATTTTGGAATGTATGCAGGAATCAGAGGGGAGTTTTTCGGATACAATGAGCCGGGGTTTGACGCAAGTGTGGGGGTGCGTTTTGGTTGGGGTGGGACCAAAGCCAAACACTCAAGCAAACCTAGCAACACACGCACACTTGAGCAAGTCAAGCTCAATCAACTCAATGACGCAAACCAAAGGCGTCAAAGGTGGCAAGCATTGCATTATCTCAAAGAATCTGATATAAACAAAATCTACAACACACAAGACAATCGCAATGGACCAAATGTCAAAGAGGAGCTAGAGCTAGACACACAAAAACGCAAAGAAAGGGAGGCTATGAGATATATTGACACCGAAGAAAATGAAGCAAATTATCAAAATCGCAACCTCCCTGAACTGCAACAAAAAGAATTGCAAAAAATCTATGACTACAACAAACGAGAGCTAGAGAGAAAATATGGCAAATAA